In the genome of Pseudomonadota bacterium, the window GCAGATCGCAGTTTTACGTTTATTACCAAGACCCCGCCCGCATCGGTGCTGCTGCGCAAGGCCTTGGGACTCGAAAAAGGCAGCAGCACCCCGAACAGCAACAAGATCGGACGGGTCACGCGAGCGCAGCTCGAAACGATCGCCAAGACCAAGGAACCGGATTTGACGGCGGCGAGCGGGGAGGCGGCGCTGCGCACCATCGCCGGTACCGCGCGCAGTATGGGTATTGAAGTCGAGGGCGTTTAGTCATGGCGAAGCTTGGTAAACGAGGGAAAGCGGCGCGGGAAAAAGTCGTCTCGGGCCAACAGTATGCCGTGGATGAGGGCCTGCGGCTCCTCAAAGAGGTCGCCTCCGCGAAGTTCGATGAATCGGTCGAAGTGGCGATCAACCTGGGCATCGACGCGCGCAAATCGGACCAGTCGGTGCGGGGCGCCATCGTGTTGCCTCATGGCACCGGAAAGCAGGTGCGGGTCGCCGTGTTCGCCGAGGGCGCCAAGGCCGAGGCGGCGCGCGCCGCGGGCGCCGACATCGTGGGACTCCAAGATCTGGCGCAACAGGTGAAGGCGGGTCAGATCGATTTCGATGTGGCCGTCGCCGCACCCGAGAGCATGGTCATCGTGGGTCAACTCGGTCAAATCCTGGGACCGCGCGGCCTGATGCCGAATCCCAAGGTCGGCACCGTCACCCCGGATGTGGCTACGGCGGTAAGAAACGCGAAGGCCGGACAAGTGCGCTTCAAGAGCGATAAATCCGGTATAGTCCATTGCTGTATCGGCAAGGTTTCGTTTGAGACTCGCGCCCTGCAGGAGAACCTGGCGACGATTGTCGCCGCCCTCAACAAGGCCAAGCCGGCGGCAGCGAAAGGTGTTTACCTGAAGAAGGTGAGCGTTGCCAGCACCATGGGGCCGGGGATCCAGTTGGATCGAGTCAGCATCGCCGGAACCTAGGCCGCGCGCGGCGCTAGAGTCCTGGGTAAGGCGCCAGTCTACGAGGAGATGACTGACTTGGTGATTTAGCCAGTCCGCTGGCGATCTACG includes:
- the rplK gene encoding 50S ribosomal protein L11, which produces MAKKIQAYVKLQVPAGKANPSPPVGPALGQHGVNIMEFCKAFNAHTQGLEPGLPTPVVITVFADRSFTFITKTPPASVLLRKALGLEKGSSTPNSNKIGRVTRAQLETIAKTKEPDLTAASGEAALRTIAGTARSMGIEVEGV
- the rplA gene encoding 50S ribosomal protein L1 is translated as MAKLGKRGKAAREKVVSGQQYAVDEGLRLLKEVASAKFDESVEVAINLGIDARKSDQSVRGAIVLPHGTGKQVRVAVFAEGAKAEAARAAGADIVGLQDLAQQVKAGQIDFDVAVAAPESMVIVGQLGQILGPRGLMPNPKVGTVTPDVATAVRNAKAGQVRFKSDKSGIVHCCIGKVSFETRALQENLATIVAALNKAKPAAAKGVYLKKVSVASTMGPGIQLDRVSIAGT